A stretch of Spirochaetaceae bacterium DNA encodes these proteins:
- a CDS encoding pentapeptide repeat-containing protein, whose protein sequence is MANPDHLRWLLEGVESWNRRRERHAFNPDFEGADLYEEFRSAGKLSEDGSIPLSRINLSRANLRDSRLWNSRHGADLRQANLWSANLQNAQLQNSKLDGASLLGTSLNNADLSGTSFRGIETGSTSFRGANLFQADLTDTEMNLSFFRGASLSCATLKGADFTASDLIGTDLSWSRPWQAKLFPGKPEVSKSDASAGANKQICQVADLIEQCAEVEELHTDSLLFFRGECTNRWKLRPSVMRCATEPRLSLRDKEGEMLVDLISRRPDDFSDAKSALAQWVLGQHHGLKTRLLDVTKNPLVALFSTCVSDGVTGRLHVFSVPRELVKAFNSDTISIITNFAKLSRADQNILVGWTGEDIKARELRPRYQYIYKHAMGRLYRLIRQEKPDFEERIDPRDFFRVFVVEPQQSFERVRAQSGAFLISAFHERFERCQVLDCNSDIPVYDHFTLEVPNDVKLHILNELRLLNISRETLFPGLDEAAKAVTQRAIEHNSWSELGQ, encoded by the coding sequence ATGGCTAACCCCGATCACCTCCGTTGGTTACTCGAAGGCGTGGAGAGCTGGAATCGAAGGCGTGAGCGGCACGCCTTCAACCCTGACTTTGAAGGTGCGGACCTCTACGAGGAGTTTCGAAGTGCGGGGAAACTCAGTGAGGACGGCTCCATCCCTCTTTCACGAATCAATCTTAGCAGGGCCAATCTCCGTGACTCTCGTCTCTGGAATTCGCGCCACGGCGCCGACCTGAGGCAAGCCAACCTATGGTCAGCTAACCTGCAAAACGCTCAGCTCCAAAACTCGAAACTTGACGGCGCGAGTCTCCTGGGCACAAGTTTGAACAACGCCGATCTAAGTGGTACGAGCTTCCGCGGTATAGAGACTGGAAGCACTTCTTTCCGTGGGGCTAATCTATTCCAAGCTGATCTCACCGATACGGAAATGAACCTCTCTTTTTTTCGCGGTGCCTCGCTCAGTTGCGCGACGCTGAAGGGCGCGGATTTCACTGCATCTGACCTTATTGGCACAGACCTATCGTGGTCGCGACCTTGGCAGGCAAAGCTGTTCCCAGGTAAGCCGGAAGTATCCAAGTCAGATGCTTCCGCAGGCGCGAATAAGCAAATCTGTCAGGTTGCGGATCTTATCGAACAGTGTGCGGAAGTCGAAGAACTCCACACCGATAGTCTACTCTTTTTTCGAGGCGAGTGCACCAACAGATGGAAACTGCGGCCATCCGTGATGCGCTGTGCGACAGAACCCAGATTGAGTCTTCGCGACAAGGAGGGAGAGATGCTCGTTGACCTCATTTCGCGGAGACCAGATGACTTCAGCGACGCGAAGTCAGCTCTTGCTCAATGGGTTCTCGGGCAACACCACGGCCTCAAGACTCGACTGCTGGACGTCACGAAAAATCCTCTTGTGGCTCTATTTTCCACCTGCGTGTCTGACGGCGTGACCGGTCGGTTGCATGTCTTCTCAGTCCCTCGAGAACTGGTTAAGGCATTTAATAGCGACACCATTTCCATCATAACCAATTTTGCCAAGCTCTCACGTGCTGATCAGAACATACTCGTTGGTTGGACGGGAGAGGATATCAAGGCGCGAGAGCTTAGGCCTCGGTACCAATACATCTACAAGCATGCCATGGGCCGTCTGTACCGTCTAATCCGTCAGGAGAAGCCCGATTTCGAGGAGCGAATCGATCCTCGAGATTTCTTCCGCGTGTTTGTTGTTGAGCCGCAACAATCATTCGAACGGGTCCGAGCGCAGTCCGGCGCGTTCCTGATTTCGGCATTTCACGAACGGTTTGAACGTTGCCAAGTTCTGGATTGTAATTCTGATATACCGGTTTACGATCACTTCACACTGGAGGTTCCGAACGATGTCAAACTTCATATTCTGAACGAACTGCGTCTGCTGAATATCTCGCGTGAGACTCTCTTCCCTGGACTCGACGAAGCAGCGAAAGCAGTAACGCAACGCGCGATTGAACACAATAGCTGGAGTGAGTTGGGCCAGTGA
- a CDS encoding N-6 DNA methylase, translating to MTVQEALLSARGHAGSVGTQERLGFARGMVSAAVGAYWSEIHGATRDWSLCKAPSDVYVASLPLAAEEVALNIGACAARMDVSDASYTIGLLYTGVMPEGLRAKLGAYYTPPSLCEQLLDMATEAGVDWRSARVLDPACGGGAFLSPVALRMVANLQDYSAEDALKEIVRRLHGFEIDPFAAWMSQVFLEVTLYDLCQSAGRRLPNVVRVCHSLEQAPDVEGFDLVVGNPPYGRATLSPQMRATYLRSLFGHANLYGLFTDLALRFCRLGGVVAYVTPTSVLSGEYFKALRGLLGQEAPPVSIAFIEKRSSVFADVLQETMLAAYRRGECGRCGEVNFISCESDGSIKTTEAGSFRLPERADRPWIIPRTETQAELVARADALHYRLVDYGYRVSTGPLVWNRHKKSLRDTPGEGRYPLIWAESVRSQGVFEFRAQRRNHKPYFEPKTDEYWVVTDFPCVLLQRTTAKEQGRRLVAAELPMSFLREHGAVVIENHLNMIRPIVAPPSVSPGALAALLNSAAVDQLFRCINGSVAVSAYELESLPLPSPDSMKEIEQLVRARARRQSVEYAVEHLYWNGY from the coding sequence ATGACCGTGCAGGAAGCGCTTCTGAGTGCCCGCGGTCACGCGGGGTCGGTAGGAACTCAGGAGCGGTTAGGCTTCGCCCGCGGGATGGTGTCGGCGGCTGTGGGTGCGTATTGGAGTGAGATACACGGCGCCACCCGCGACTGGTCTCTGTGCAAAGCCCCGTCCGATGTCTATGTAGCCTCCTTGCCGCTGGCCGCAGAGGAAGTGGCGCTGAACATCGGGGCGTGCGCCGCAAGGATGGATGTGAGCGACGCGAGCTATACGATCGGGCTACTGTACACTGGAGTGATGCCGGAGGGTCTGCGGGCAAAGCTCGGCGCATACTACACGCCTCCGTCGTTGTGCGAGCAGTTGCTCGACATGGCGACGGAGGCTGGAGTGGACTGGCGATCTGCGCGCGTGCTTGATCCGGCTTGTGGCGGAGGCGCTTTTCTGTCCCCGGTGGCGCTGCGCATGGTGGCGAATCTGCAGGACTATAGCGCCGAGGATGCTCTGAAGGAGATCGTGAGACGGTTGCACGGATTCGAGATCGACCCGTTCGCCGCGTGGATGTCGCAGGTGTTTCTTGAGGTCACGCTCTACGACCTCTGCCAGAGCGCTGGGCGGCGACTTCCAAACGTGGTGCGAGTATGCCACAGTCTCGAACAGGCCCCCGATGTCGAGGGGTTCGATCTCGTCGTTGGAAATCCACCATACGGCCGCGCCACGCTGTCTCCACAAATGCGCGCGACATACCTTCGCAGCCTGTTCGGCCATGCAAACCTCTATGGCCTGTTTACGGATTTGGCCCTCCGGTTTTGTCGACTAGGAGGAGTGGTCGCATACGTGACCCCGACGAGCGTCCTGTCCGGGGAGTATTTCAAAGCGCTGCGGGGCTTGCTCGGTCAGGAGGCTCCACCGGTAAGCATCGCATTCATCGAGAAGCGCAGTAGTGTCTTTGCTGACGTGCTCCAAGAGACAATGCTTGCAGCATATCGGCGCGGCGAATGCGGCCGCTGCGGCGAAGTCAACTTCATTTCTTGCGAGTCCGACGGCTCGATCAAAACTACTGAGGCAGGATCATTTCGTCTGCCGGAACGTGCTGATCGACCGTGGATCATCCCACGTACTGAAACACAGGCTGAGTTGGTTGCTCGGGCAGACGCACTTCACTACCGACTAGTGGACTATGGCTACCGAGTGAGCACGGGTCCTCTGGTCTGGAATCGTCACAAGAAGAGCCTCCGCGACACCCCGGGAGAAGGGCGATATCCGCTAATCTGGGCGGAGTCCGTTCGGTCTCAGGGTGTGTTCGAGTTCCGAGCTCAGCGACGGAACCACAAGCCGTATTTTGAGCCGAAGACAGACGAATACTGGGTCGTGACCGACTTTCCCTGCGTACTGTTGCAGAGGACTACCGCGAAGGAGCAGGGGCGCCGGTTAGTCGCCGCAGAGCTGCCGATGTCTTTTCTCCGTGAACACGGCGCGGTTGTGATCGAAAACCACCTCAACATGATCCGTCCGATTGTTGCACCTCCAAGTGTGAGCCCCGGGGCCTTGGCAGCTTTGTTGAACAGCGCGGCTGTGGACCAGCTTTTCCGCTGCATTAATGGCAGCGTTGCCGTATCCGCTTATGAGCTGGAGTCGTTGCCGCTCCCATCTCCCGATTCGATGAAGGAAATCGAACAGTTAGTGCGAGCACGCGCGCGGCGACAGTCAGTGGAGTACGCAGTAGAGCACCTATATTGGAACGGGTATTGA
- a CDS encoding AAA family ATPase, with translation MSEPDGASGDRPRVPAIPYGLAYFKGIRREGCLYVDKTRFLHALEQERFVFFIRPRRFGKTCWLSMMESYYDRNQADDFEALFDGTDIGRNPTPNRGRYVVLRFNFSAFNDAPETLERNFENYCHIQLIYALEAHPELFPEPARQRICSQPTINDTLNALFLHADRHGVPLYILIDEYDNFANTILAHQGADAYHAFTHGGGFYRNFFATLKAGTENGSVERLFVTGVSPVTMDDVTSGFNIGSNLSLQPAFNEMLGFTEDEVRRLVDTYRNLGVFDQDVTAAMDTMSEWYDGYRFATAADNVVYNTDLVLYYLKHSVPNKSGPDNLIDVNVRIDYGKLRHLLLTGRRLNGNFDLLRHVIADGRADSDLVDSLPLARLDQRENFLSLMHYFGLLSIRGEAAGVPRLGVPNQTVRRLMYGYLRDAYRDVGVFSLDLVEFDRLTRRMALAGEWRAALERLSGTIAEHTAIRDYLQGEKVVQGFLAAYLSASGYFVFHTEMELAMGYADIVLVPRPERYPGMRHGFVIELKYVSRDPQAEAQVRTKAAQAVAQLRRYLADGRLAQRCPDAEFKGVALVFRGWGLAHSEEVTAIA, from the coding sequence ATGTCCGAGCCCGATGGCGCTTCCGGCGATCGTCCCCGAGTCCCCGCCATCCCCTACGGACTCGCCTACTTCAAGGGCATCCGGCGGGAGGGCTGCCTGTACGTCGACAAGACGCGCTTCCTGCACGCGCTGGAGCAGGAGCGGTTCGTGTTCTTCATCCGTCCGCGGCGGTTCGGCAAGACCTGCTGGCTGTCGATGATGGAGAGCTACTACGACCGTAACCAGGCCGACGACTTCGAGGCGCTGTTCGACGGTACGGACATCGGCCGCAACCCCACGCCCAACCGAGGCCGGTACGTCGTGCTGCGGTTCAACTTCTCCGCCTTCAACGACGCCCCCGAGACGCTGGAGCGGAACTTCGAGAACTACTGTCACATCCAGCTCATCTATGCGCTGGAAGCACACCCGGAGTTGTTTCCCGAACCGGCACGGCAGCGCATCTGCTCGCAGCCGACCATCAACGACACGCTCAACGCACTGTTCCTGCACGCCGACCGGCACGGCGTCCCGCTCTACATCCTGATCGACGAGTACGACAACTTCGCCAACACGATCCTGGCGCACCAGGGGGCGGACGCCTACCACGCGTTTACCCACGGCGGCGGCTTCTATCGCAACTTCTTCGCCACGCTCAAGGCGGGTACGGAGAACGGCAGCGTGGAGCGGCTGTTCGTCACCGGGGTCTCGCCGGTCACCATGGACGACGTCACCAGCGGCTTCAACATCGGCTCCAACCTGAGCCTGCAGCCCGCGTTCAACGAGATGCTCGGTTTCACCGAGGACGAGGTGCGGCGCCTGGTGGACACCTACCGGAATCTGGGCGTGTTCGACCAGGACGTGACTGCGGCGATGGACACCATGAGCGAGTGGTACGACGGCTACCGGTTCGCGACGGCCGCCGACAACGTCGTCTACAACACCGACCTGGTGCTCTACTACCTGAAGCACTCGGTGCCCAACAAGAGCGGACCCGACAACCTGATCGACGTCAACGTGCGCATCGACTACGGCAAGCTGCGCCACCTGCTGCTCACCGGGCGCCGGTTGAACGGCAACTTCGACCTGCTGCGCCACGTGATCGCCGATGGCCGGGCGGACAGTGACCTCGTGGACAGCCTTCCGCTAGCGCGGCTCGACCAGCGCGAGAACTTTCTCTCGCTGATGCACTACTTCGGCCTGCTGAGCATCCGTGGAGAGGCGGCCGGCGTGCCGCGGCTCGGCGTTCCCAACCAGACCGTGCGGCGGCTGATGTATGGCTACCTGCGCGACGCTTACCGCGACGTGGGCGTGTTTTCGCTCGACCTGGTGGAGTTCGACCGGCTGACCCGGCGGATGGCCCTGGCGGGCGAGTGGCGAGCTGCCCTCGAGCGCCTGAGCGGCACCATCGCGGAGCACACTGCCATCCGCGACTACCTGCAGGGCGAGAAGGTGGTGCAGGGCTTCCTGGCGGCCTACCTGAGCGCGTCCGGCTACTTCGTGTTCCACACCGAGATGGAGCTGGCGATGGGCTACGCCGACATCGTGCTGGTGCCACGCCCGGAGCGCTATCCGGGCATGCGCCACGGCTTCGTGATCGAACTCAAGTACGTGTCGCGCGACCCGCAGGCGGAGGCGCAGGTGCGCACGAAGGCCGCGCAGGCGGTGGCGCAACTGCGCCGCTACCTGGCGGACGGGCGGCTGGCGCAGCGCTGCCCCGACGCCGAGTTCAAAGGTGTGGCGCTGGTGTTCCGCGGCTGGGGACTGGCGCACAGCGAAGAAGTAACAGCCATTGCGTAA
- a CDS encoding MarR family transcriptional regulator — protein sequence MKTLKIGIASYDRMKARTMAIARGEYKPATGEPSVWFNSIESFAKVLSEHNRELLAMIAQGKPDSLTELAEFTGRSTSNLSRTLKTMERYGLVELSAGRRGRLIPRVPYDRVTLDVALTMPPRRVA from the coding sequence ATGAAGACGCTGAAGATCGGAATCGCCAGCTATGACCGGATGAAGGCCCGCACGATGGCGATCGCTCGTGGCGAGTACAAACCCGCCACGGGAGAACCCTCGGTCTGGTTCAACTCCATCGAGAGTTTCGCGAAGGTGCTCTCGGAACACAATCGCGAGCTTCTGGCCATGATTGCCCAGGGGAAGCCAGACTCGCTCACCGAGCTGGCGGAGTTCACCGGACGGAGCACATCGAACCTGTCGCGGACGCTGAAGACGATGGAGCGCTACGGGCTGGTGGAGCTGAGCGCGGGACGTCGCGGCAGGTTGATTCCGCGGGTCCCCTACGATCGGGTCACACTCGACGTTGCGTTGACGATGCCGCCTCGGCGGGTTGCATGA
- a CDS encoding BsuBI/PstI family type II restriction endonuclease, whose translation MQLPPLLPVSEILERLESVFPEGTQNRNYVTREMAAKTVFVMLYVGAVEGSGRWLRPDQITRMTDAQAAMTNSRERVTWGDASMRTATANIGGRWYAANTREPIRDETLRSGLVRTGAVKERRDLPTTSPRPRYALARNFVSLFDPTIVGDHLEQAITNWQEENLSRGALTRVTLLQHGTVASKYQVLVAFPNGETRLMDPGPSSVITKSVVEQFAPRFLASPGVVWLSDSRNQVVARDDQLAQSIGLLIQTDRNLPDLILVDLGPPQSLLVFVEIVATSGPVDEARQTALMRIATEAGFAEEQVAFVSAYADRDQTVVKRSIGQLAWRSFAWFMSEPDHIVALHRGSDAAPTRLWELMRPGM comes from the coding sequence GTGCAACTCCCGCCACTCTTGCCCGTATCAGAGATCCTGGAACGACTTGAGAGCGTGTTCCCGGAAGGAACCCAGAACCGCAATTACGTGACACGCGAGATGGCGGCGAAGACAGTGTTCGTGATGCTGTACGTGGGAGCGGTAGAGGGCAGTGGGCGCTGGTTGCGGCCAGATCAGATTACGCGGATGACGGATGCCCAGGCAGCCATGACCAACAGTAGAGAGCGAGTCACATGGGGCGATGCGTCGATGCGCACGGCTACCGCCAACATCGGAGGCCGATGGTACGCAGCGAACACGCGTGAACCGATCCGTGATGAGACTCTACGTAGTGGATTGGTGCGTACGGGTGCAGTCAAGGAGCGGCGCGATCTGCCGACTACTTCTCCGCGCCCACGCTACGCACTCGCACGGAACTTCGTGTCTTTATTCGATCCCACTATAGTCGGAGACCACCTGGAACAGGCAATCACGAATTGGCAAGAAGAGAATCTTTCTAGGGGAGCACTAACGCGCGTCACTTTGCTGCAACATGGCACAGTCGCCTCCAAGTACCAAGTGCTAGTTGCGTTTCCGAATGGGGAGACACGATTGATGGACCCGGGGCCAAGCTCGGTTATTACAAAATCGGTAGTCGAACAATTCGCGCCTCGATTCCTGGCGTCGCCAGGCGTAGTATGGTTGAGCGACAGCCGCAACCAGGTCGTCGCGCGAGATGACCAGTTGGCTCAGAGCATCGGGCTATTGATCCAAACGGATCGCAATCTTCCGGACTTGATCCTCGTTGATCTCGGCCCACCTCAATCGTTGCTGGTCTTCGTGGAGATTGTCGCTACCTCTGGACCTGTGGATGAGGCGAGACAGACAGCATTAATGAGAATTGCTACGGAGGCTGGATTCGCCGAGGAACAAGTAGCGTTCGTTAGCGCGTACGCCGATCGCGACCAAACGGTTGTCAAGAGATCGATAGGGCAATTGGCGTGGAGATCCTTCGCTTGGTTCATGTCAGAGCCGGACCACATTGTCGCGCTTCACCGAGGATCAGATGCAGCCCCGACTCGGTTGTGGGAACTCATGCGTCCAGGAATGTAA